A window of the Zeugodacus cucurbitae isolate PBARC_wt_2022May chromosome 4, idZeuCucr1.2, whole genome shotgun sequence genome harbors these coding sequences:
- the LOC114804083 gene encoding probable insulin-like peptide 1, with the protein MSPILLKLLALLLIVLVEIEQSFGQQTICGPYLDMVLSETCTNGFNTRFKKSMEWNEQDNGDLDDELPFPYAGFPFLAKIHGGHVNAMAKSRYRRGIYDECCLKQCTLKEISSFCK; encoded by the exons ATGTCTCCGATATTGTTAAAACTCCTCGCTTTGCTACTGATTGTGTTGGTAGAAATAGAACAAAGTTTTGGCCAACAAACTATCTGCGGCCCCTACCTGGACATGGTGCTCAGTGAAACATGCACAAATGGCTTCAATACCAGATTCAAGAAGTCAA TGGAATGGAATGAACAAGACAACGGTGACTTGGACGATGAGCTGCCCTTCCCTTATGCAGGCTTCCCTTTCCTGGCGAAGATTCATGGCGGTCATGTGAATGCCATGGCCAAGAGTCGTTACCGCCGGGGCATATACGACGAATGTTGTCTCAAGCAGTGCACACTAAAAGAAATATCCTCCTTCTGCAAGTAA
- the LOC114804081 gene encoding probable insulin-like peptide 1 gives MSMNLLKPFALLLIVLVQFEHGCGQQTLCGPALDMVLSTVCENGFNTRFKKSMEWSVQDNGVMDDELPFPYASFPFLAKIHGDQVDTVAKSRRRRHRQGVYDECCRKPCKMSELYSYCK, from the exons ATGTCGATGAATTTACTAAAACCTTTCGCTTTGCTACTCATCGTGTTGGTACAATTCGAACATGGTTGTGGTCAGCAAACTCTCTGTGGTCCCGCACTGGACATGGTGCTCAGCACCGTATGCGAAAATGGCTTCAATACCAGATTCAAGAAGTCAA TGGAATGGAGTGTTCAAGATAACGGTGTAATGGACGACGAGCTGCCCTTCCCTTATGCGAGCTTCCCTTTCCTGGCGAAGATTCACGGCGATCAAGTGGATACTGTGGCCAAGagccgtcgtcgtcgtcatcgtcaGGGTGTGTATGATGAATGCTGCCGCAAGCCCTGCAAAATGAGCGAGTTGTACTCTTATTGCAAGTAA